TGACTTCAAACTCGTGCGAGAAAAAGTGAATACCCAAGAGGAAAATGGCGAGTTATTTTGGAAGGAAAACTCTCAGGATAAGAAATTTGAGGGAAGATGTAGCAGAGGTAAGACATGATTGAATGATAACAGACAAAAAATTTACAATCAATAGAATAAAATCTAAACGATATATTGCAGTAcatgtattttataaaaacaacctTAGTACTTCAAAATTTTAGTCCCTAATCCCTGAAGCttcaaaagtttcaaaagctttgccatgatataattttttgctgtggCTCCATAAAGCTCTTATTACCGAAATTCAAAAATAAGTACATTAAAGCCCCCATAAATTTAAACTGCTCGTCAAAATGTGGGCACGTATATCGGAAATCGAAAAGGAAGCTCAAGATAGTTCAATACcccttttttcttaaaaatgtatttctattacAGATACTCGTCAAAGAAGTTTCAAATTTCATACAACTAGAAAGAATTGTAAAGAAAAACGGCACAGGTAATTACATTTCTGTTTTTATTGATGTTGGCCAGAATTAGTTGATTCTGAAGGTTTGTTTAGCTTTATTTATCACCGCGCATACGTTTACCTTTTGCAGAAAATAGAACATAGTGCGAGCGCAGCGAGACTAGTCCACGATCGTGCTATTCATATGACTTTTATCCTTTAAGGAGTTGACgggcaaaaaagaaacaaaaattatacaGTAGTGAagtaactttgtttttttatcgtGGAAATATGTCTGTACGCCACGTCAAACTTAAATTGTTGAATCATAAAAAATAGGGGTTGTAATAAGCttcaaattgacatttttatgGTTTAGTATCCGTCTGTGTCGCATCACAGTTGAAAAATCTTGTCGAAAGAAAAATTTTGTCAACTCTTAACAAGTATGTGGAAAATGCAAATTACACGTGCGAAAACATTGAAGTGAAATCTTCGCTCGTCGTTGTTACAAACATACCGCAAGATGTAAGAGAAAAAGATATGGACAAAATGTTGGCCGGATTTGgtagaactttaaccaaggtatgtaaaaatgatttttcaaaactaTGAGGTAACTGACGAGTTCAAAAACTGTACGTCATTCCGACAGTCTCGTCCGCAGgggcttttgcctttttgacatctaAGCCGGCGGCGAAAAAACCGTCAAGTAAGCGCCAGCGGCTTTGACATAGGACAAACCGTGGGGACGAGGACATCATTCCGACGCTTTGATTATAACCACACCAACCCtaaacatcaaaataaaaaaatataataagttTCACAATTCTCACAATCCTTAAAATTGCAAGTACTCGTATGTGCGTTTCTGTGAACCGTGTGGACGACAAACTAGTTCAAAAGACCTCCCTAAAGTTGGATCCCCATGTCGCTGAAGTAGAATTCCGACTAAAGTTGGAGCCCGACAGTTAGGTCCTGACGTTTCTAAAATTGGGTCGCGACGTCGCTAAAGTAGTATCCCGACTAAAGTTGGATCGTGACGTCCCTGAATTTGAGTCCCGAAGTTTCTGAAGTTGGATCCCGACGTCGCTAAAGTGTGATCCCGACGTCGTTGGATTGAAGTTTAACATATAGTGTTAAGTATGTGAGTCAACTTTAAGCAAAATTAAAGGCAAGTAATTTTTGCTgggagaattttttttatttttttcagattttttttcgtttcgcaaaaataaattttagcgaATCAGGTGTATAAAAAATTTCCTTgaaaactaattttcgcgaataagaaaaagaaaaacaagcaatgatatatatacaataaGTTGATTATAAGCGGTAAAAAATGCATTtcgctaaaattaattttcgccaATCAGTCATGTCGAGATATTTCGCGAAGACTAATTTCCGCAAATCCGACTCCCTCAAGAAGATTTTTTTTCGCGCATGGaccatttttggattttttgcaaATACTCATTTTTGCAAATATTTAGCATTCTACATTTCTCCTGCAAACATATGAAGCTGTATTTTAATACGAATGTAAAAAAACTTGAAGAACTGTACTGTCACCCCAAAGAGGAGTATATCGCCTTCCGAAGCAATTAGTGGAAAAGCCCCAAAGGGTAACAAAGATATTTgtgaaatgataaaaaaaacaacagaaaaacgTAACAAATCAATTTTGCATTTCTAGTCATATCGCGAATTGACCTTTTCGAGAATTTTCGCGCATAACTTAAGGCACAAATACTGGTggcaaaaacaaaagtttaatagTTTAAATAATGTGAATAATGCGGTGTCGGCGGTGCTTGAAAAAGGGGCTATTATTGCTGAGATGCGCAATTTGATATTTAAACACCGCTGTCCAATATCAAAAAGCGAAAAGGAGCAATGGAGACAAGGTTGTGAGATCAGATCATTTGAATTGATAGTGCATATTAAAATACTCGTGATGCAAAGAATAGGATCTGATATAGACGCAGTATAGATGCAAGAGAAATTAGTTTGTTGTAATTTCACAGCTAAGAAGCTAAACTGTGCTTTACTCGACTCTCGTAAGATATGTTTTCTTTAAATCAATGGCACTTCAGGAAACATAATAGTCaagttttttgtttagtttgaGCGTATCCTTTATTTTAAAGTAGAGATCTCTTAAGCCGACAGCATTCTCGTCCTCGGAGTTTGTTGTctatgtcaaagccgctagcgcttacttaacGGCCGCACGCCCTGGCGTCAAAAAGGCGAaagcccctggggacgaggttgaagcaGACAGCATAAAATCGAGTATTCCTTTGATGGTGTCCACTTTCTGGAAGGGATTCTACTGCGACATAAAACTAGAATCATAAGGATTACACATGACATTTTCtgaaaaatgctgttttttttagtttcaacTGATCAGAAAACGAAACTCAAATCTATCATTGAAGTATGGTTGGATAGTTTTTGAAGATCTCGAAAATGCTGAAAGGTGTGTACTGTCGATGTCAAGAGTTCGCATCAAAAGTCATTATTTACAAGCCATGTTATTACCAGAAGCGATTAACTCAGAAAGTTCGCTACAAGAACTATCAACTCTACAAATTGAAGGCTTTCCATTAAGCTTTTGCAGCGAGGAAAAAATTAAAGACATCTTAAAAGTTATTTGTGTTGACATCGCACAAAGCGTGAAATTTATCAGGGTAAGTGTGACTCTTACTGTTCTTATAGCTTTTACTCTCTACAAAACTTTTACgccttatatatttatttatctgTAGACGAAAACACTTATTGGCAACAATGTAACACGATATGTCGCTTTGATCGACTGGAACTCTCCGCAGCTGGCTAtcacaaattttcaaaaacttgaCACTTTCAAAGCTGCAGACGAAAATGGACACTCGTTGGTAAATTTAAATGCTTCGTTTGCTTTGCCAGGAGTCACAGCATTTTCAGACTTTTGTCAATCTATTAACGAAGCTTCGAACTCTTTCGAAGTAGCACATGAACTTAGTAGAAACATTAGAGGGACCGAGAGATGTGTAGGTGTTAGAAGCCCTCCACCACCGTATGTTGAACGAGAAGTACCACCTGGGTCAAACAATTGTCCTCAGCCTCCTCCCTATACGCCACCAAGACCACTTATGTCTCATGAAGTGATGCAACCAATGTTATTCTCAGTTGGGCCTCAAAGCACAATACCAGTTTGCCCTCCACCGCATGTGCTTTTGTCAGTTGTTACACCACCTCACAGAACACACGGCCAAGATGCACAAATGATGAACGGCATTTTTTATAATACACCAGTGCAACGAAACCAAGTTTTTCGTCCTCCACCGTTGGTGATTCCGACGCAAGCACATGTTATGCAAAATGGTAGACCAATTGTAGTGCAATTCGCAAATCATTTTCCTCCTTTAAATACCAACAAAAACGTTCCTCCTTTGAATAACGTACCGAGAATGTCCATTCCATTACATGTAGGAGAGGTTCCTCGTTTCAACGCCgttgttttaaacaatatattACCGCCAAATCGTCCAACAGGTAGAGGACCAGTTCATGGTGTAAAACCTGTAAATACTGCGTCTCTGCGTAGAAACATTATACATCCCGTATCTAACAATACCCGACAAACAACTCCATCATCGACAAAACACGGACAGGCGACAGACGTCTGCAGTAATGATGCCTCAACCTTAATAATAAAAACTGCGACTACTTCCGATGTAAATTCAGTTGCTTCCGACATAAGAGAAAACAATGACGCACCAATGATAAACGCCGAATGTAGTGCAATTGATCCGTCACCATGTAACGACAATAACGTTAATGAAAAGCCTACTTCAACAGCAACGCCGTCAACCGCCTGgacacaaaagaaaacaaatcgaCGATGGAGTACTGCAAAAAAGGTTAACAAAAACCAGAGGACGAGTACATTGCCGAATGAGGCTATTATCGAAGAAGTTGTGAAGGAGTACGCAATGAAAAATGAAGTAACTGATGCACCTGACATCGAGACGAAAAGCGATTTTGATGTAAACGAGACAGCAAACGAATCTAGACCGATAAGTAATCCAGATAATGACAAATCTCAAGTGGACACTTTAGAAGGATTCGAAGTTGAAATAACGAATGAAACAGATAAGTTTTCACAGGGAAAAGTTTTACACGCTCTTACGCGAATGTCAATCTTGGATACAATGAAAGCTTATGAAAATCCGACAAGTCAACGTGCAGTCGTCGACGTCGAAAGTAGTCGTTTGATGACCTTTATACACACAGACGAGGCggaaaaacaaagattttggAACCGACTACCGCGCGAAATGTTTAACAGTTTATTTTAgtatttaattttcttaaattttcacaCCAAACAATTCTTTACACCACTAAATATCTTTGAGATAGTAGTCCCAAACGAAAATAAAGTCTAGTCCATCCGGACAAGAGTTGACAAAACGAAAGAGATAACAATAATTAATACTGGAGGCCTTATCTTtactaaaatattattattggtacagaaaattaatgaaaagtatacagaaatataagtcattctttaattttCTCTACACACATGCGCATGGAACCAAACTGAAGTTAGAAAGGCTAGCTATCgcacacacaaaaaaagtcaAGCgcccataaaaaatgaaaattagtgGGAATTCTCGCGTTTacattgagattgaaaaaaaaattagctgtACCTTTAAATTGATATGCTGCGAACACGTGACACTATTGGTGCAtcaaaaacaaagcaaaatttCTGTGAAACAGCAAATTACAAAACTGAGCTTGtgtaaaacaattaaaaaacaaataaccaGAATGCTTATTATTACAGCGAATAGTTCATAACAAACTATATTTCTAATGGTTTGTAATAACTAACGGTATTTCTTAGAGCGTGAGGCCAGCAACGTTCATGCGGACCATTTTAATTTCTGGTTGCCATCATTAACGATCTTGGCGTAAACTAACTAGggctacaaaaaaataatttttatcgaaCGTTTTCCTATACAGGCATCGCAAGTAAAAGGTCCACCTCCAATGATGGTGACCAAACTTACAGTAAGTAGTCAAATGTCGGTACTTATTTTGTTACCCTACAAAGTAGGGATAAAGAAGAAAATACAAAAGAACTGCTAAGACTTGGCTTATTTCTTTTGATGCTGATATAGAAAAACGCACGAAATTTGTTAGATGTAAAAACAGCGAAAGAATTTAACTGGCCTGTggcaaagagaaaaatatttcgATGAAAAATATGAGcacaaaataaactttattacacaCCCAGTTAAACGAGTCGGATGATAAATATAGTACAATTTAACATAAAGAttagacaaaaataataatacgtaATGACACAAAAATTTATCCGTATTCTGATAAAAACTATGAACAAATTCATTAACGATCCAACTACAATTTAATTACGAAACTATGGCTCCATTTACACCagaaaaaacagttaaaaaagggCAGGCGCtctaataaaaagaagaaaaaaagaggcTAAGAATTTAAAAGCATTAATAAAAAGGTTTCTATCTCATGTTTTACACTTTAATCCAAACCATCTATCACAAATTGTTTAAGAACATTATAACCTGCaggaattttaaacaaattaaaacgAAGCTGGTTCACCTCTTTACCTAATTTTTACTAAGCAggatatttaattaaaaaaatgcatgcACATACAAACAATCCTATCTGTTTTCAGAGGTGTTGCTGGCTGTGGAACTTGATGATACAGTGTCGTgatcatactaaaaaagaaaaatatacagTGAAGATTCTGTTCTTTTTTCTCATTCttatacagttttttttttcattgttagtCAAGGTTTTCCATTTTTTACAGTAAAAATTAAGTAGAATTGAAAACTTTTAGTTGCCTAAGATTTGCTTTCTTAAGGAGAGAAAAAAGTATTGCTATTCCCATTGCAGCGAAAGTACTTTTTAAACGATCCAAGattgatttttaaaacatttagttTTTAGCTAGATATTTCTAAATTTAAGAAACAACGCGAGAACAAACAGCGAGAAAGCAAGACATCATAAAACTTGATTCTGTTGGATAGCATAGTAACTAATCCCGAAAagtgaatttattttcgcgaatttaaaaaataatttttttcctagaATTAAATTCCGCGAGTTgccaaaattcaaatttttgcaGGAATATATTTTCGCGTTCTCGGagaaatcaaaaaattttgaataaagaAATTTTCCATTATCAAGTTGGAATGACAGTAAAGAGAAGGGGGTGCTTTTACTATTGAAATCTAACATTGAAAAGTCGCAAAAAAATTTCGTTCTTTAAGGTATCACAGGGAAATAACATGAATTTTAAGCATAAGTGTAAAATGTTTAATACACGTAATCTACCTGTGAGTCAGGTTCACTTCCATCAAGCTCCATCGATTTTGAACGTTTCAtactaaaacaagaaaaaaaaatttaacccaCTTACCAAACGCTGCAATTTACCGCCAAAGTTCACCAACATGAATGCTGACTGGACATTATTGATTAATATGAAAATCTATTGTATgctcaaaaaattcaaaatctcACACAGCATAGATTTTATGTTGATGCGACAAATATAAAGCAAGGTTCGAAGCATACAGGTCAcagaagttttaaaataaagatgaCACCTTACCCTGCCAACTCTTCTGGCGGTGACGCCTGATAAGAACTAACTGGACGTCCTCCTTGCTGACGTAGTCGTAATTTCTGACTGTGCGACATGGCAAGTTTATCGTCAACCTGTTAGAAAAACGACCAATGTAAAATTGTAGATGTAACAATACTTTCATTTGATTGGTTCTGCAATTTTTTGTGCTTTGATAATCCTTTTCATttctttccaaaaaaaacaatgaaaacatgTCGCTTCCCGTCCCATAATCGGGATTACACAATCTACAAGTGGACATCATGATGCTAACTTACTATTGGAATGTCCTGCAATATTTGAAGCCCATCTCCTGGTCCCATATGAGACACGTGACTAAAATTGGAAGGTCCAGATATTAACTTAGACATTAGGTCGGCTTCTTCTGCTTTCAAACTTTCTCTTGTTTTAAAGGAGAGACGTTTCTTGGTCTGTTTTAGACGATAGATGGCAGCTACTGCTCGTTTGCCTTGATTTGACTTCACTGAAAGTTCATCTAAACGAAAAAAAACCCGGAATATCTGCTAAAGTTTCTTCTTCGAATTTGTTCGTTTGTGTGTAGTGCGTGACAAATAACAACACCAACAAAGTGACATGACAAATAACAATATCAACATCACGGCGACAAGAAAAAATacgtcaacaacaacaaaaatacaacaacgacaacaacacgaatacgacaacgacaacaaaaaagatgacgacaacaacaacaaaaaaattaccacaACAAGAACATTAACAATACGACAACGACAGCATCAATACGACAACGACAGCATCAATACAACAACGACAGCATCAATACAACAACGACAGCAACAATACAACAACGACAGCAACAATACAACAACGACAGCAACAATACAACAACGACAGCAACAATACAACAACGACAATACGACAACGACAGCAACAATACGACAACGACAGCATCAATACGACAACGACAGCAACAATACGACAACGACAGCATCAATACGACAACGACAGCATCAATACAACAACGACAGCATCAATACAACAACGACAGCAACAATACAACAACGACAGCAACAATACAACAACGACAGCAACAATACAACAACGACAATACGACAACGACAGCAACAATACGACAACGACAGCATCAATACAACGACAGCAACAATACGACAACGACAGCAACAATACGACAACGACAATAACAATACGACAAATTATTTTCGGTGTTTACCTGGCTTATCAGTTCTCTTGACATAAATAACTGATTGTTGATCAACTAATGCTACAAAATTTAATACACCACTTCGTGATAGGGGTTGTGCCTAAAAAAtagtaaagttaaaaaacaggGAGTTCAATAAAGTGGGAGAGTGATCATGTATTCAAGCAACCTGCTAGTAAGCACAGTAAAGTAAATCTTAAATGTTGGTTTTAACACTTCGTCCGTGTAGGATCTGACGATAAGTAATTTTTATCACGCTTCTCAACAAAAAGAAAGGGGAGGAGGGCTGTCCTTCGCGAAAACAGTGCGCAAacctaataaaggtgtttctGAGGTATTAATATAACAATACTGTGTAACAGCACGATATAATGGATAGCAGAACAGTATTATTTACCTTGGGTATTTGTAGGGTTTGCAGCCACAAACCTGATACAGTATCAAACAAATCGATACCACGATCTGAATACGCCTGTATGTAAGGCTTGTTAAATGCTACAGAAAAAAGACAAGACAaaggtttaaaaacaaataaattctcACTTTTTAACACTTTAAAAATTATATGGTTCCAGTTTGGacttaacaaaaatttaagCGTTAATTAGCGTTACCTTCACGAGAAATAGATACAACTAAGACCCGTCCTTATTATGAATTCAAAAGTAGGGTAGTTACATCGTCGCTGTGCAAACGTAAGGAGATATGGCCAAAAGTAAGAGTGCTTTATCAGAAATAATTATCATTCGTTGTTCCGACATGAAAAGTTCCAAATAGAATAAGGAATACCCACACGCTGATACCTAGTAATCTTTGTGTTtaggcataaaaataaaaaggaatatACCTAAGCTGGTTATAGGCGTTGGCCAGCTGATTTCTTTCGACCTCGTTCGTACGCCTGACTCGTTGACGTACAAAGCAAAATCTAAATAGTAAGAAAAACTAACCAGTTGAGTTTAGGGAAAACCTTTGATACATGCTACATGATGTGTTTCTTTATTTAGTATATATCCGCtggatttatttttataaacaaaaacaaaaatttgaatgCAAAAGGAATGGTGTTGTATTTTTCAAACACAATTCGAAAAATAAACAGCATAAAACTTGTGATAGGGAAGAAAACTGCCCGATTTTGTAGCATCCATATTTATAATACGGTTTGACCTATCACTTTAGCTTCCTTTTACAAAAAGAAACCAAACATTCCTTATAAGCACATTGAACTACATATCATGTTCATACGGACGGGATTAGGAATTCGCCATACCAGATGTGTGTTTTATCTACAGATTAACACAtgcttaaaaaacaaacaagcatTCGCTTCCTTACCTCTAAAACATAATAAATATTCGTCTTGTTCAACATCTGCGACAAGTAAGGCTTCTATGTTCATACTTGCTAAAAATTTCAACGACGAGTCTTCTGGGCTGACTAATCCTGTAATAAAAATGGATGAAAATCATTTTCAGTGTGTGTAACCAAAAAAGTGTGAAGTGTTACGTACACGAgtataattttcaaattttatattttaattgaaGTATACAACCGTACTTTGCATTGGACCTTCTTTTATAATATCCGCACACACAAAACCAGATGGATATCCGATGATTAATTTACTTCGAAGTATACCAAGCCATTGGCAAGTCAAGTTGAATGGAACATCCTAAAAGCGAAACAaagcaaaaaacttttttctttcgaATGACTCTTTTGCTTGGTTTAAAGTTTACTAAAGCAATCAGAACTTGTCTTACTCTTATCTTTCTATATCTATTCTTGGTACGATTGAGCTCATACAGCATTGCACTCTTCTTTTGTCCTACACACAAGCATGTGCAGCTTCCATTCCGTATACTACCGGTTGCAAACGACAGAGCACCTGAAAgatagaaataaaatttaggGAAGTATTAATCAACTGATTTACTTTCCTAACTTACATACAGGTTGACTTTCAACGTGAAAAAAGGCTCACGATTATTATTAAATAGTACACTCACCTTTAGATTCTGGTATTTTAATCGGCTCTATTTCGTGTCCCTCGACAACCGATAAAGGGTAAAGTCTGATATGTCTCTGCTTTCCTAAAACAAAAATAGACACCGTGAAAAACCTTGTATAGCCTTCAGAATAAACGTTACGCGGTGCAGTTGTTTATTTCATCTGTGGACACACTTACCTCCTAATACAATAAGTAATTGTTCCTCAGCAATCATCTCCACTTGAATTACTTTCTTCACATCGTCAATCCGAGAGATGATCTCTTTAGTTAACTCATAAGCATACAAACCATCGTCTGTGCCAAATACAACTTTTTCCGGATTAATGATGGCGGAACTGGCTGCGGAGCGTATTATCTGCATGCTGTTATCGCATATTTCCAAACCTTGTACTTCGTTCTAAAACACAAACATGATTTACACATCAGCGAGAATGACCAGCAACTTGTTTTAAAACAGCGTAGAATTCGTCGCATAGTTTTTAAAcgtgaaaacataaaaaacgaTTTTAAACAGGACGTAAAAACATAACATACGCCGAAAAAAACTTTAGCCCTTTTAACATCTGGCCATTTGTGTGGAAAAGTTCAGGAATTctaaaatttcctttttttggtGAACAGCTAATTGCCTTCTTGTTTTGAGTACTTAACCGCGCCTTTTTGTAAGGCCCCATGTAGCCCCATATTGCAAAGACGTCTCACCTTTCGATCCGCCCCGTGTGTTTTGTTAAACAGTTGTACAAGTTCCTGCAGCATTGCTACCCACTTATGTCGTTCGCTTTCATTCGAACATAAAACTAATTGATTAAAAGGACTGGCGTTCTGTCCTAATCCAGAAACTGAAATctaagagaaacaaaaaatgattttttgcgTGAACTTGCGAACACATAACACACGATATAAGTATACTCAAAGATTAGACAAATTTAAAGAAAGTTAGGCGGGTTATAGGTAACATCAACTCGGTGTGTTTGcgacattttaaacttttagttGTGTCGATTACCTTAAAAATCGATGGTACATCACGTTTGTTGGCGTGTATGACATCAGATGACAACACGCTGGACACAGAGAAGCCTTCGTCTCTAAGTAAgcagaaaaaaacacatatGAGACAAtgattatataaacaaaaaaaacaagataaatACAGATGTGGTAGAGTACAGTAACAAAAATGCTAGACCTAGTTAAGCAGGACAGTATAAACAATATAACAAACACACTTCGCCTAATACGAGAACATTAGACCGCCCAATAACAAGTAATAAAAGTGAGGGCACGTCTAGATATTCTGCAATGCTTAAAAAGGTTATAAAATCTTTTACTTCATGTCAATGACTTCAATGAGTTCATTTGTAGGTGTCTTTTCTCCAGATGTTTCATACAACAAAACCTTGAAGTCACACACTACAGCATACGCACGCATCCAACCACGTTTTACACCGCCTGGTTTAGGAATCTGtgtagaaaatttaacattatttaaGTGCATTCTCTCCCTGCgatgtttaaaaaacatttttctccaTAATTTTAAGGCTTATCATCTCTATTTTGGCACTTTTATTTTATAGCAAGACCTTGGTATCGGTAACTCAAATTTGCCGATAAGCAATATAACTGTTAGAGATCTCTAAAAACCATTGTAAAATTTGAAAGAGTTAATAAATTGAGTTTATCTAAAATATATCACAAAGAGAAAAAATGCCTGAGATTTCTAGCTTTTCAGGTGTTGGTCACCGAAGACTCAACTTTAACTTGatatttactttatattttaacCACTATATTTTTCGAGTCTTAAAAACGTTCAAGCTCATATCATTAGTTAGAAAAAACATGATTGAATATGTTAATATGTGATCTTACCCTCACGAAACTTTCATGCGCTGTTCCAGTCCCCTTCTTTGGATCGATACCAAGTGGTCGATTAGTTACTAAAAAAACAACCGATAGGTAACAATGTGGAAAACACACGAGGATAAAAACAACACAGCTTCTAAACTTACACAGCTGT
The genomic region above belongs to Hydractinia symbiolongicarpus strain clone_291-10 chromosome 4, HSymV2.1, whole genome shotgun sequence and contains:
- the LOC130642222 gene encoding uncharacterized protein LOC130642222, giving the protein MASYFGRKTLRIRNLREDVAEILVKEVSNFIQLERIVKKNGTVSVCVASQLKNLVERKILSTLNKYVENANYTCENIEVKSSLVVVTNIPQDVREKDMDKMLAGFGRTLTKFQLIRKRNSNLSLKYGWIVFEDLENAERCVLSMSRVRIKSHYLQAMLLPEAINSESSLQELSTLQIEGFPLSFCSEEKIKDILKVICVDIAQSVKFIRTKTLIGNNVTRYVALIDWNSPQLAITNFQKLDTFKAADENGHSLVNLNASFALPGVTAFSDFCQSINEASNSFEVAHELSRNIRGTERCVGVRSPPPPYVEREVPPGSNNCPQPPPYTPPRPLMSHEVMQPMLFSVGPQSTIPVCPPPHVLLSVVTPPHRTHGQDAQMMNGIFYNTPVQRNQVFRPPPLVIPTQAHVMQNGRPIVVQFANHFPPLNTNKNVPPLNNVPRMSIPLHVGEVPRFNAVVLNNILPPNRPTGRGPVHGVKPVNTASLRRNIIHPVSNNTRQTTPSSTKHGQATDVCSNDASTLIIKTATTSDVNSVASDIRENNDAPMINAECSAIDPSPCNDNNVNEKPTSTATPSTAWTQKKTNRRWSTAKKVNKNQRTSTLPNEAIIEEVVKEYAMKNEVTDAPDIETKSDFDVNETANESRPISNPDNDKSQVDTLEGFEVEITNETDKFSQGKVLHALTRMSILDTMKAYENPTSQRAVVDVESSRLMTFIHTDEAEKQRFWNRLPREMFNSLF